The DNA window GCCTTTTCAATTGGACGTTCATGTGGGTCATGTGTCCATATTTGTATCGTTGACCTATTGGTATCAATTTGGCCAATTAGATCGTGATACACAATAAGGAAACTTTTCTGGCGATTcaactaattttctttttatttatttattcttttaattcatCCTTTTTCTTAGAAAGCCGTCGGCCACTGGAATAATACTTTTTGGAAAGATGGTAATAATCTATAGAATATGCCTTTTATAAAGCTGTAATAAGTGagatactttatttatttattttttttaatttaatttttaaagaaaaagatgctTCAACGAATTTTACGCCGGCGGATATTGTTTTAGAGggagtattttatttttatttcctcaGAGAATAAACCTTATGTAAGATGCGAATTTAtagatttaataaaatcaaaccatttaTAAGGTTTTTAATACATACGTCATGAATATCTAGATCCGGTTTTCTTggtcatatttaaaaaatttattttattacccTTTGAATTCTTTAAGTGAAATTCCGTTGAAGTTTCATAAATAGCTTTAGAAATAAGTAATATAATGGAAAagggagaaaattgaaatggttTTTAATTGTCAACCATGGGAAATTCTACACCTATGAAAATATGAACTGTTCTTCCTGctgcttttattttatttattatgattaaGGCATGATTATTATACTTTAGAATAGGGATGGAGTTGAGGAAGTCAAGCTTGTGTAGCATCTAAGAATTGCTGAGGTGGAATTGTGTTATAAAACTTATTTAGTGCAAATGGAGGGAGTAGATAGGATGgagttaataaaaaatactggAGCAATGAATATTGGGAGATGGGGATAGGAGGAAGAAAGTCAAGTTAGTGCAGAAGGGTAGTTGGATGCCCACTTTTTGACATAGAGTGCAAGGACGCGTCAGAGGGAAATTTCTTGGAAGTTTCGTGGGACAATGAAGGATAGGATTTGTGGACGGTTTTGAGTGTGGGACCACTTAACCTATCATGTGGGGACGACAATTGATTCCTTGTTctactcttcttcttttttttttttttttttttttttttttttttttttttttttttttttttttttttttttttttttttttttttttttttttttttttttttttttNNNNNNNNNNNNNNNNNNNNNNNNNNNNNNNNNNNNNNNNNNNNNNNNNNNNNNNNNNNNNNNNNNNNNNNNNNNNNNNNNNNNNNNNNNNNNNNNNNNNNNNNNNNNNNNNNNNNNNNNNNNNNNNNNNNNNNNNNNNNNNNNNNNNNNNNNNNNNNNNNNNNNNNNNNNNNNNNNNNNNNNNNNNNNNNNNNNNNNNNNNNNNNNNNNNNNNNNNNNNNNNNNNNNNNNNNNNNNNNNNNNNNNNNNNNNNNNNNNNNNNNNNNNNNNNNNNNNNNNNNNNNNNNNNNNNNNNNNNNNNNNNNNNNNNNNNNNNNNNNNNNNNNNNNNNNNNNNNNNNNNNNNNNNNNNNNNNNNNNNNNNNNNNNNNNNNNNNNNNNNNNNNNNNNNNNNNNNNNNNNNNNNNNNNNNNNNNNNNNNNNNNNNNNNNNNNNNNNNNNNNNNNNNNNNNNNNNNNNNNNNNNNNNNNNNNNNNNNNNNNNNNNNNNNNNNNNNNNNNNNNNNNNNNNNNNNNNNNNNNNNNNNNNNNNNNNNNNNNNNNNNNNNNNNNNNNNNNNNNNNNNNNNNNNNNNNNNNNNNNNNNNNNNNNNNNNNNNNNNNNNNNNNNNNNNNNNNNNNNNNNNNNNNNNNNNNNNNNNNNNNNNNNNNNNNNNNNNNNNNNNNNNNNNNNNNNNNNNNNNNNNNNNNNNNNNNNNNNNNNNNNNNNNNNNNNNNNNNNNNNNNNNNNNNNNNNNNNNNNNNNNNNNNNNNNNNNNNNNNNNNNNNNNNNNNNNNNNNNNNNNNNNNNNNNNNNNNNNNNNNNNNNNNNNNNNNNNNNNNNNNNNNNNNNNNNNNNNNNNNNNNNNNNNNNNNNNNNNNNNNNNNNNNNNNNNNNNNNNNNNNNNNNNNNNNNNNNNNNNNNNNNNNNNNNNNNNNNNNNNNNNNNNNNNNNNNNNNNNNNNNNNNNNNNNNNNNNNNNNNNNNNNNNNNNNNNNNNNNNNNNNNNNNNNNNNNNNNNNNNNNNNNNNNNNNNNNNNNNNNNNNNNNNNNNNNNNNNNNNNNNNNNNNNNNNNNNNNNNNNNNNNNNNNNNNNNNNNNNNNNNNNNNNNNNNNNNNNNNNNNNNNNNNNNNNNNNNNNNNNNNNNNNNNNNNNNNNNNNNNNNNNNNNNNNNNNNNNNNNNNNNNNNNNNNNNNNNNNNNNNNNNNNNNNNNNNNNNNNNNNNNNNNNNNNNNNNNNNNNNNNNNNNNNNNNNNNNNNNNNNNNNNNNNNNNNNNNNNNNNNNNNNNNNNNNNNNNNNNNNNNNNNNNNNNNNNNNNNNNNNNNNNNNNNNNNNNNNNNNNNNNNNNNNNNNNNNNNNNNNNNNNNNNNNNNNNNNNNNNNNNNNNNNNNNNNNNNNNNNNNNNNNNNNNNNNNNNNNNNNNNNNNNNNNNNNNNNNNNNNNNNNNNNNNNNNNNNNNNNNNNNNNNNNNNNNNNNNNNNNNNNNNNNNNNNNNNNNNNNNNNNNNNNNNNNNNNNNNNNNNNNNNNNNNNNNNNNNNNNNNNNNNNNNNNNNNNNNNNNNNNNNNNNNNNNNNNNNNNNNNNNNNNNNNNNNNNNNNNNNNNNNNNNNNNNNNNNNNNNNNNNNNNNNNNNNNNNNNNNNNNNNNNNNNNNNNNNNNNNNNNNNNNNNNNNNNNNNNNNNNNNNNNNNNNNNNNNNNNNNNNNNNNNNNNNNNNNNNNNNNAACTAGTTtagttcttatttatttttcattattgatTGAGTAAATATTggttaaaaatacttttggtCCTTGGTCTTTTAACTTTCATCATAATAACAATTTAGCTCTACACTTTAGTTTGTAACAATTTAGCCATGCattctaaattttgtaataatttagtttgaaaattttagtaCGTAACTATTTAATCTATatactttaatattttctttttaccagGAAAAAATTCGAGTTGCTCTTTATGTTCAGAAGGCAGCATTACAATTTATTGATGGTAATGGCCTATGCTTACTTTCAATCCTTTGATGTTATATCACAAAACAAAGTTTTTATCCCTTTATTTACGTACATCATTGactatttttgaagtttttttaaaaaagcttAAGAGGTGtaattgaagtttttaaaaaaagtttgtaaggtattaatgaaacttttgaagatttaaggatattttgtAAATTCTTTTGgaagtttaaggatatttttatcaaagttttaataatagatTTGATATGGTAATTCTTGCCAAGTTGAATCTAAGAACAGTGGTAGAGGCGCTTTGGATATGCAAACTCCTAATTCACAAATGCTAAAACCTTCAAATCAAGTTGGATTTCATTCCATAGATTGCAACTCTTGAGAATTTGATCTAACAACTTTATTGAAGGATTAAGTCCTTTAGATCAAATTATATCCAAGAACCTCAAAAAGATAAGAAATCAccctaaagaaaaataagatcaGAATTATCTTGTTTGTTGATCAAATGTCTCCAGACAAGAAAACTTATTTGCAATTTGAATCACTTCACAAAGAAGGTTGATCAAGTtaagtttgaatgattctaagtATGCAACCAAGACTATGtgaaattgcaaagaaacttagccttCGCTAAAGGAAAGCACGGAGACTCTTTTTGCTCCAATTTCCCAGTCTACTTTACAAAGtcaacatacatgactttatatagcctcaaaataaaaatgtttaccTTGCTGTGACCTTTCAAAAGTTATAACTTTCGTAcattatgaccataattactCTGTGCAGCCGTAAATCGGGATGAGTACCATGTGTCAGATGAGGCTAGGAATGCTGGCTATAATATTCATCCAGATGAGCTTGCATCCATAGTCCGTAGCCATGATTATAAGGCATTGAAATTCCATGGTGGTGTTGAAGGACTTTCAAGGAAAGTTTCTGTCGCACTAGATGCAGGTGTTAGTGAAAAGGATGTATCGAAGAGACAAGAGATTTATGGTTATAATCGTTACACAGAGAAGCCTTCCAGATCTTTTTTGGTGTTTCTATGGGAAGCATTACATGACGTGACATTAATCATCCTAATATTCTGTGCGCTTATTTCTTTAGGCGTTGGGATTGCCACTGAAGGATGGCCTAAGGGGACCTATGATGGTTTAGGAATTCTACTCAGTATACTATTGGTCGTCTTGGTTACTTCTATTAGTGATTACAGGCAGTCTTTGCAATTCAAGGATCTTGACCGGGAAAAGCAAAAAATTGATGTTGATGTCACTAGGGATGGGCTGAGGAAAAAAGTTTCCATTTATGACTTGGTTGTTGGAGATATTGTTCATCTATCCATTGGGAATCAGGTTCCTGCTGATGGGGTTTTCATATCAGGATACAGTCTGCTAATTGATGAATCCAGTTTATCTGGTGAGAGTGAACCAGTGAACATAGGTGTGGAAAAACCGTTTCTTCTTTCAGGAACCAAAGTGCAAGATGGATCTGGAAAGATGTTGGTAACAACAGTTGGCATGAAAACTGAATGGGGAAAACTAATGGAAACTCTCAGCGAGGGAGGAGAAGATGAGACTCCACTGCAGGTGAAGCTGAATGGTGTAGCAACTCTTATTGGTAAAATTGGTTTGACTTTTGCTGTATTGACATTCCTGGTGATGACAGGAAGGTTTCTCGTGGCAAAAGCTGCTCACCATCAATTTACGAAATGGACTTCAAGTGATGCACTAAAACTCTTAGATTTCTTTGCCATTGCAGTTACAATAATAGTTGTCGCAGTTCCTGAAGGTTTACCACTGGCAGTGACGTTGAGCCTTGCCTTTGCTATGAAGAAACTGATGACCGAAAGAGCACTAGTTAGGCACCTGTCTGCATGTGAAACGATGGGTTCGGCCAGTTGCATTTGCACAGATAAGACAGGGACGTTAACCACAAACCACATGATAGTTAGCCGTGCATGGGTTTGTGAACATTTTATGGAGAATAAAGACCATGGGAGTGTAGACAAATTGAAATCGGAGATCTCTGAAAACGTTTTAGGCATACTTTTGCAGTCCATATTTCAAAATACTAGCTGCGAAGTGACTAAAGATAAGGACGGGCAGAACTCGATCGTTGGTGGAACACCAACGGAATCAGCACTATTAGAGTTTGGCATCCATTTGGGTGGGGATTTTCATGCCCAACGTACAGAATATAATATACTTAAGGTTGAGCCTTTCAATTCTGTTAGGAAGAAGATGTCTGTACTTGTAGCACTTCCTAATGGTGGTGGGGTTAGAGCTTTTGTCAAAGGTGCATCTGAAATTATACTAGGAATGTGTGACAAGTATATTGATTCCAATGGA is part of the Cucurbita pepo subsp. pepo cultivar mu-cu-16 chromosome LG03, ASM280686v2, whole genome shotgun sequence genome and encodes:
- the LOC111789808 gene encoding calcium-transporting ATPase 4, plasma membrane-type-like; the protein is MSIEKYLLKDFEVEPKRPSPEALRRWRSAVSIVKNRRRRFRNTADLDKRSEAEKKKLKIQEKIRVALYVQKAALQFIDAVNRDEYHVSDEARNAGYNIHPDELASIVRSHDYKALKFHGGVEGLSRKVSVALDAGVSEKDVSKRQEIYGYNRYTEKPSRSFLVFLWEALHDVTLIILIFCALISLGVGIATEGWPKGTYDGLGILLSILLVVLVTSISDYRQSLQFKDLDREKQKIDVDVTRDGLRKKVSIYDLVVGDIVHLSIGNQVPADGVFISGYSLLIDESSLSGESEPVNIGVEKPFLLSGTKVQDGSGKMLVTTVGMKTEWGKLMETLSEGGEDETPLQVKLNGVATLIGKIGLTFAVLTFLVMTGRFLVAKAAHHQFTKWTSSDALKLLDFFAIAVTIIVVAVPEGLPLAVTLSLAFAMKKLMTERALVRHLSACETMGSASCICTDKTGTLTTNHMIVSRAWVCEHFMENKDHGSVDKLKSEISENVLGILLQSIFQNTSCEVTKDKDGQNSIVGGTPTESALLEFGIHLGGDFHAQRTEYNILKVEPFNSVRKKMSVLVALPNGGGVRAFVKGASEIILGMCDKYIDSNGESIDLTDETVKNATDVINSFANEALRTLCLAFKDLGDPSDKSIPDDGYTLITVVGIKDPVRPGVKEAVETCLKAGITVRMVTGDNINTAKAIAKECGILTHGGLAIEGPDFRNLSTEQMKQVIPKLQVMARSLPLDKYTLVNNLRSMFGEVVAVTGDGTNDAPALHESDIGLAMGIAGTEVAKENADVIIMDDNFSTIVNVARWGRAVYINIQKFVQFQLTVNIVALVINFVSACLSGSAPLTAVQLLWVNLIMDTLGALALATEPPNDALMQRPPIPKGVSFITKAMWRNIVGQSIYQLAVLAVLNFRGKQLLGLSGADSTKELNTLIFNSFVFCQVFNEINSREIEKINIFRGMFSSWIFLGVMASTIGFQIIIVELLGAFASTVPLSWELWGLSVLIGFVSMPVAVVLKFIPVHKETVHHDGYEPLPSGPELA